From the Pseudomonas sp. SORT22 genome, one window contains:
- a CDS encoding FMN-binding glutamate synthase family protein produces the protein MKASLPSRYACLVGCLVFSFASLPFVSAHSWLWPFTLISALLSLVGLNDLRQSHHAVRRNYPILGNIRYLIETIRPEIRQYLLEGDDDKLPFSRAQRSLVYARAKNESAEKAFGTLNDVYRPGFEFISHSMLPVETPDPASFRINIGGPQCRQPYSASIFNISAMSFGALSANAIAALNKGAKRGRFAHDTGEGSISPHHREHGGDLIWEIGSGYFGCRTPEGRFDPQRFAEQAGDPQVKMIEVKLSQGAKPGHGGILPGHKVSAEIAATRGVLMGQDCISPAAHSAFRSPVQLLQFIGQLRELSGGKPVGFKFCLGHPWEFMGIAKAMLATGIVPDFIVVDGKEGGTGAAPREFSDNIGVPMREGLMFVHNTLVGLNLRDKIRIGAGGKIVSAFDIASVLAIGADWVNSARGFMFAIGCIQSQSCHTNKCPTGVATQDPLRQRALVVPEKADRVYSFHRNTLHALAEMLAAAGLDHPAELKPKHLVRRISASEIRLFSQLHVFLKPGELLSGSIDSEFYARMWRMARSDSFEPESGEVQAIKPAVRRKQTTPA, from the coding sequence ATGAAAGCTTCGCTTCCCAGCCGCTACGCCTGCCTTGTCGGCTGTCTCGTTTTCAGTTTTGCCAGCCTGCCGTTTGTTTCTGCCCATTCCTGGTTGTGGCCGTTCACCCTGATCAGCGCCTTGCTCAGCCTGGTCGGCCTCAATGACCTGCGCCAGAGCCACCACGCGGTGCGGCGCAACTACCCGATCCTGGGCAACATTCGCTACCTGATCGAAACCATCCGCCCGGAGATCCGCCAGTACTTGCTGGAAGGCGACGATGACAAGCTGCCGTTCTCCCGGGCCCAGCGCTCGCTGGTGTATGCACGGGCCAAGAACGAGAGCGCCGAGAAGGCCTTTGGTACGCTCAACGATGTCTACCGGCCAGGCTTCGAGTTCATCAGCCATTCCATGCTGCCAGTCGAAACCCCCGACCCTGCCTCATTTCGCATCAACATCGGCGGCCCGCAGTGCCGCCAGCCTTACTCGGCGTCGATCTTCAATATCTCGGCGATGAGCTTTGGGGCACTCAGTGCAAATGCCATTGCCGCGCTGAACAAGGGCGCAAAACGTGGCCGCTTCGCCCATGACACCGGCGAAGGCAGCATCAGCCCCCATCACCGCGAGCACGGTGGCGACCTGATCTGGGAAATCGGCAGCGGCTATTTTGGCTGCCGCACCCCGGAGGGTCGTTTCGATCCGCAGCGTTTCGCCGAACAGGCCGGCGACCCACAGGTGAAAATGATCGAGGTCAAGCTCAGCCAGGGCGCCAAACCCGGCCACGGCGGGATCCTGCCTGGGCACAAGGTCAGCGCCGAAATCGCCGCCACCCGTGGCGTGCTGATGGGCCAGGACTGCATCTCACCGGCGGCGCACAGCGCCTTCCGCAGCCCCGTGCAACTGCTGCAGTTCATTGGCCAGTTGCGCGAGCTGTCTGGCGGTAAACCGGTGGGCTTCAAGTTCTGCCTTGGCCACCCGTGGGAATTCATGGGTATCGCCAAGGCCATGCTGGCTACCGGCATCGTCCCGGACTTCATTGTCGTCGACGGCAAGGAAGGCGGCACCGGCGCCGCGCCACGGGAGTTCAGCGACAACATCGGCGTGCCGATGCGCGAAGGGCTGATGTTCGTGCACAACACCCTGGTGGGCCTGAACCTGCGCGACAAGATTCGCATTGGTGCCGGCGGCAAGATCGTCAGCGCCTTCGACATTGCCAGCGTGCTGGCCATTGGCGCCGACTGGGTCAACTCGGCCCGCGGCTTCATGTTCGCCATCGGCTGCATCCAGTCGCAAAGCTGCCACACCAACAAATGCCCGACCGGCGTGGCGACCCAGGATCCGTTACGCCAACGCGCCCTGGTGGTGCCGGAAAAGGCCGACAGGGTTTACAGCTTCCATCGCAACACCCTGCATGCCCTGGCCGAAATGCTGGCTGCTGCCGGCCTGGATCACCCGGCCGAGCTCAAGCCCAAGCACCTGGTTCGGCGCATCAGCGCCAGCGAGATCCGCCTGTTTTCGCAGTTGCATGTGTTCCTCAAGCCCGGTGAGTTGCTCAGCGGCTCGATCGACAGTGAATTCTATGCACGGATGTGGCGCATGGCCCGCAGCGACAGCTTCGAGCCGGAGAGCGGCGAGGTGCAGGCGATCAAACCTGCTGTGCGGCGAAAACAAACAACCCCGGCCTAG
- a CDS encoding LysR family transcriptional regulator — MLDVRKLRYFIAVADDLHFGRAAQRLHLAQPALTRQISALESQLGFRLFERSSRAVSLTGEGQQFLPYARGVLEQLTRSESFAAKLAAGTAGQLSIGYASSVALSDHFTQAIQQFSHAYPQVRLTLVEEASSAQWRNIVEGTLEIGLSRLLPPQEFTELHVQPLDQEPLLVALATNDPLAALDTISLTQLQAHPVVLYTDEQGTGLNDAIERLFQHCQLPLLRGPRGRQITSIIALVAAGQGIALVPACTRALNQRGVCYRPLKEAAASIDLLAISHRQRRSRAAEAFLQILARATTPCA; from the coding sequence ATGCTCGATGTGCGAAAGCTGCGCTATTTCATTGCCGTCGCCGACGACCTGCATTTCGGCCGCGCCGCGCAGCGCCTGCACCTGGCGCAACCGGCGCTGACCCGGCAGATCTCGGCCCTGGAAAGCCAGCTGGGTTTTCGCCTGTTCGAGCGCAGCAGCCGTGCAGTCAGTCTGACCGGCGAAGGCCAGCAGTTCCTGCCTTACGCCCGCGGGGTACTGGAGCAACTGACACGCAGCGAAAGCTTCGCCGCCAAGCTGGCCGCCGGCACAGCCGGGCAGTTGAGCATCGGCTATGCCAGCTCGGTGGCCTTGAGTGACCACTTCACCCAGGCAATCCAGCAGTTTTCCCACGCCTACCCGCAGGTTCGCCTGACCCTGGTTGAAGAAGCCTCCAGCGCGCAATGGCGCAACATCGTCGAAGGCACCCTGGAAATCGGCCTCAGTCGGCTGTTGCCACCCCAGGAGTTCACGGAGCTGCACGTCCAGCCACTCGACCAGGAGCCGCTGCTGGTGGCACTGGCCACGAACGATCCGCTGGCGGCACTCGACACCATCAGCCTCACCCAGCTGCAAGCGCATCCTGTGGTGCTGTACACCGACGAGCAAGGCACCGGGCTCAACGATGCCATCGAGCGCTTGTTCCAGCATTGCCAATTGCCCTTGCTGCGGGGCCCGCGCGGACGGCAGATCACTTCGATCATTGCCCTGGTAGCCGCCGGCCAGGGCATTGCCCTGGTGCCTGCCTGCACCCGTGCCCTGAACCAGCGCGGCGTGTGCTACCGGCCTCTGAAGGAAGCAGCCGCCAGCATCGACCTGCTCGCCATCAGCCACCGCCAGCGGCGCTCGCGGGCAGCCGAGGCGTTTCTGCAAATACTTGCCCGGGCAACCACACCCTGCGCATGA
- a CDS encoding MFS transporter, which yields MQSRLSAARIAMFLCGCAAFLPLYATQGILAELAQSFAVDARHVSWSITATTLAVALVAPFVGVLTRRWSQKTVLVAATLLLSVPGLMLAGASDLNSLLFWRFVQGMLIPVIFATSVAYVGERWQGAKVTEVTSLYVSGTILGGFAGRFLTGVMTQYLGWREAFILLALLTVLIGLSIHRLLPSGARLIEITIANSRISMLRNRPLLAAYLVGFCVLFSQIATFTYVGLHLLAAPFNLGVAALGSVYAVFLLALVVTPIAGKLASARPPAHLVVFAGVLGLLGSMLTLLSSLWWIVLGLALSSTGVFLAQAAANAFVTSTARHNKAGAVGCYLTFYYLGGSVGALLPALLWQRWGWSGCVPLIMAAQLLVMLIAWFGWQPTDSTDKNAFKETADPSITRT from the coding sequence ATGCAATCGCGCCTGTCTGCCGCACGAATCGCGATGTTCCTCTGCGGATGCGCCGCGTTTCTGCCGCTCTACGCTACCCAGGGCATCCTCGCCGAGCTGGCGCAGAGCTTCGCCGTGGATGCGCGGCACGTCAGCTGGAGCATCACCGCCACGACCCTGGCCGTGGCCCTGGTCGCGCCCTTCGTCGGCGTGCTGACCCGGCGCTGGAGCCAGAAGACCGTGCTGGTGGCGGCAACCCTGTTGCTCAGCGTGCCGGGCTTGATGCTGGCAGGGGCCAGTGACCTGAACAGCCTGCTGTTCTGGCGCTTTGTCCAGGGCATGCTGATCCCGGTGATCTTCGCCACCAGCGTGGCTTACGTCGGCGAGCGCTGGCAGGGGGCGAAAGTCACCGAAGTTACCAGCCTGTACGTCTCCGGGACCATTCTCGGCGGTTTCGCCGGGCGTTTTCTGACCGGGGTCATGACCCAATACCTGGGCTGGCGCGAAGCGTTCATCCTGCTGGCGTTGCTGACCGTGCTGATCGGCCTGAGCATTCACCGGCTGCTGCCCAGCGGCGCGCGCCTGATCGAAATCACCATCGCCAACAGTCGTATCAGCATGCTGCGCAACCGACCGTTGCTGGCGGCCTATCTGGTTGGTTTCTGTGTGCTGTTTTCGCAGATCGCCACCTTCACCTATGTCGGCCTGCACCTGCTGGCCGCGCCGTTCAACCTTGGCGTTGCCGCGCTGGGTTCGGTTTATGCGGTGTTTTTGCTGGCGCTGGTGGTCACGCCGATTGCCGGCAAGCTGGCCAGCGCCAGGCCGCCGGCGCACTTGGTGGTATTCGCCGGGGTACTGGGGCTGCTGGGCTCGATGCTGACCTTGCTCAGCAGCCTGTGGTGGATCGTGCTGGGGCTGGCGCTCAGTTCCACCGGCGTGTTCCTGGCCCAGGCGGCGGCCAATGCCTTTGTTACGTCCACTGCCAGGCACAACAAGGCCGGCGCGGTGGGCTGCTATCTGACGTTCTATTACCTGGGCGGCAGCGTCGGTGCGCTGTTGCCGGCGCTGCTGTGGCAGCGCTGGGGCTGGTCAGGCTGTGTGCCGCTGATCATGGCCGCGCAGTTGCTGGTGATGCTGATCGCCTGGTTCGGCTGGCAGCCCACCGATTCCACCGACAAGAACGCGTTCAAAGAAACCGCTGACCCCTCCATTACAAGGACGTAA